The proteins below are encoded in one region of Dama dama isolate Ldn47 chromosome 21, ASM3311817v1, whole genome shotgun sequence:
- the PCMTD1 gene encoding protein-L-isoaspartate O-methyltransferase domain-containing protein 1 isoform X2 yields the protein MKILLKVGGILVMPIEDQLTQIMRTGQNTWESKNILAVSFAPLVQPSKNDNGKPDSVGLPPCAVRNLQDLARIYIRRTLRNFINDEMQAKGIPQRAPPKRKRKRVKQRINTYVFVGNQLIPQPLDSEEDEKMEEDKEEEEKEPGEALKPEEPPQNLLREKIMKLPLPESLKAYLTYFREK from the exons TTAACACAAATTATGCGAACTGGACAGAACACTTGGGAAAGTAAAAACATTCTTGCTGTGTCATTTGCTCCACTTGTGCAGCCAAGTAAGAATGACAACGGCAAGCCAGACTCTGTGGGCCTCC CCCCCTGTGCTGTCAGGAACCTGCAGGACTTGGCTCGCATTTACATCCGACGCACACTTAGGAATTTCATAAATGATGAGATGCAGGCCAAGGGGATTCCTCAGAGGGCTCCGCCCAAAAGGAAGAGGAAGCGGGTCAAGCAGAGGATTAACACTTACGTCTTTGTGGGCAACCAACTCATCCCCCAGCCTCTCGACAGTGAGGAGGACGAGAAGATGGAGGAagacaaagaggaggaggagaaggagccgGGCGAAGCCTTGAAGCCAGAGGAGCCACCCCAAAACCTGCTGCGGGAGAAGATCATGAAGCTGCCCCTGCCAGAGTCTCTAAAAGCCTACTTGACATACTTCAGGGAGAAGTAG